TAGTAGTTGGATTTTTATATGTTACTGTTTGTTCTATTTTCCTTTAAAAACATACTCGTTACTTCTGTTTGATATTCTTTAACTTATACTCTTGAACAAATCATCAGGATTCATGCAAAGATAAAGGAGACATAAGGACCACTGAGGAAAAGCCAGGCACACCGCAGgagttaaatcttggtcaaacaaataaTTCTGGCCTTAATAGTTCCATTGAGGATGAGAACCAAACATCTAATGGTGACGAGATGACTGAACTAGGATCCAAGTCGGAAGCAGCTAAGACTGAGGGTGACGGATCAAGTGGTGAGAAGGTCATCCTGAAGAAGCCGGATAAGATTCTGCCATGTCCACGTTGCAACAGCATGGATACAAAGTTTTGTtactacaacaactacaacatcCACCAACCAAGGCATTTTTGCAGGGGTTGTCAAAGGTATTGGACGGCAGGTGGAAGCATGAGAAACCTTCCTGTCGGTGCTGGTAGGCGCAAGAGTAAGAGCTCCAGTGTAAACTGCCATGGCATATTGATTCCAGGAAGCAATATAGCCTATCCTGGGGGCGATGCTTCCCCCATTCCATTGCCTATAAAAGCAACTGAACCAGCAGCTCAGTTTGTGTCTCAACCTCCTCTATCTAATTCCACGGCTTCCGTGTTGAGAGTTGAAGTGCAGAACAAGAATGACAACCCTGCCTCCACAGCACATCCCAGAAATGGAGAAAGCCAGACCTGCCTACCTTCATCAACAACTTCAGATAGTCCGCGGATTGAGTCAGTTAAAGGAACAGTTAGTGGATATCAGAATGGAGTTACTATGGATTGCAATGGCGCCACTCCCATGCATCCTATACCATGCTTCCCTGGTCCACCTTTTGTGTACCCATGGAATCCAGCTTGGAATGGTATTCCTGCCATGGCAGCACCAGTATGCCCAGCCCCAGCTGAACcagcaaaatgttcagaaaatggCAATGTAGGCAATGTTCAATGGAACTTTCCACCGATGGTGGCGGTGCCAGGATTCTGTGGCCAACCCATTCCCTTCCCACTAATGCCGCCTTCCGTTTGGCCACTCGtttctccctggcctaatggcgcATGGAGTGCGCCATGGCTTGGACCTGGTTGTAGCATGCCAGCAGCACCTCCTACAAGCAGTAGTACATGTACAGATAGCGGCTCTCCAGTTCTTGGAAAACACTCGAGGGATTCTAACCCGCAAGGTGATGAAAAGGCAGAAAGATCTTTGTGGATTCCGAAAACGCTCCGGATCGATGACCCCGACGAAGCCGCAAAGAGTTCGATCTGGACCACCCTCGGGATCGAACCTGGCGAGCGTGGCATGTTTAGACCGTTCCAGTCAAAATCTGATGTCAAAGAGCGCACATCAGATGCAGCTCGAGTCATGCAAGCGAACCCAGCGGCTCAATCGCGCTTCCAGTCTTTCCAGGAGACGACGTGATATGGAACCTGTGTGGTATTTTTCTCTTCAAACATGTTATATCAAGAAAATGTTGTAATCTGAACAATGATCGGGCGACGTAGACATTACGGAACTGTACTATCGGTAGAGTGTCTTcacatttttttcctttttctgtgttTTTTTCTTGTAGAGCATGCACCAGTCCTCTGGGTTCATGGTCAGATTGTCAGCATCTATTTTTGTTGTACAAGAATAAATGTGAATAGATTTGCTTAAAGCTTGCAGGCCGGTATTCTGCTTTCGGAGTATTTGCAGATGGCCATGCCAACATGGCCTGTTAATTTACTTCAAAAGGTTCAGGAACACAACTCTGTGACGAGAAGTTCAACTGTGAAGCAAAATCGGTAACATTTCTTGCTGTCTGCTGCCTCTCTCGATCTTGTCATGTGTGTGTATGCTTGAGTTATGAGCACTGAGTAAAGTGAGCAGTGGTTGTAAGCTATGGGGATCTAGAAGTAGAACTGGTAGTGGTTGCTCACCTTTGTGGCCTGCATTCTGATTAGTTGAGGTGCCCCTGTCTTTGTCTTTGTTCTCCTGCATGCTGTGCTGCCTTTATATCAACATCTGTAAGCTCAAGTCTCAAGTCGTAAAGTCCACTTTATGTATGGTTTGGTTCGGTAAGCTCTTTGCTGATGTGACAAGTGACTAGGCGCGGCGAATTCTGCGCGCCTTGTGTGCATTGCTTCATCATGATCAATTTTTTTATGTGTCATTTACCCTGCCGTTTCAAATGCATCTTTCGGTCTTGACCTTGGTGCACACCAATCAGCACACAGGTAATGGAATGTTATCTTCTGCATGTAGTGGAGTATATACAGAGTAGTGTCTTCCATGTTGAAACACGAATGACATTGTGTGTCCTGCTTGTAGAAGGCCTCTCACTAGTGCATTTTAAGGACAGTGTCTGCCCGGCTTGTATTTCTGACTTGGGTACTGAGCTGTAGTGCAGTGCCAATGTAAATTTGACGGGGTTGACTCAAGTTGTTACCAAGTGACACTCCCACTGCACTAGCTAGCAAGCAAGGAATCGACCATCCTAGCTAGTTTCGATGCATCCCAGCCGCCAAATGTTAGGCAGGGAGCAGAGCTATGCTTGAAAGCAGTCAAAGTTCCAACCAAACCTACCTGAAAGCATATATACAAATGCACTTGTGATGTAACCAGCGTCTTAGTTTGACTGACACACGTAGACATAGTGGAGAAAGAGTGAGATTCCTCTTCCCTGATAGCGCCACACTTTGGCAGGCACTCGACCGACATATGTCTCCTAGGGTAACGCTAGCTAGGGAAGGCAAATGACACTACCTGTACTTGTTTATCTGATCCCGAGCTGGAGGTGATGGATTAGTCAATCATGGTCACCAGATCCAAGGCTGGCTTGCTCTGAACCCGGCCGCGGCGTTGGAAAAGATGCAGAAAACCATATGCATTTTTGACGAGCGGTGTCCTGCTTTTGGTCGGCACGGGGGCTGTGAGCTCGCCACTTGCGACCCATGCGTCCATTCCGAGTGTACTCTTTTTTGACACGTCTGTCGCCCGTACGTGCATGCGGAATATTCAGTGGTAGTTTGCTTTATGCTTTCTCTGTTtcataattcttatggtaattttaGTCTAAATCTGAAGTACATCGCGATTTAAAAAAATATATACGATGGAGGGAGTATACTTGTGCCATGCAGAAACATGACTTCTCTGTATTATTTGGCGTTACATTTCGACAAGGCAATACATAGGAATTATACCACTACTGTAGTAAAAGAATGGCTCAAGACGGGGAAAGGTACAGGAACTACACACTAGACACTAGGATCGGTCGTGAATTGGCTGCAATGTGGTATGGGGATGATTGGCTGTATATATAGGTGGATATATGTGGAGACAGTCGTGGACACATGGTGGCCGGTGCACTGCTATATCTGCATTTGCCGCTATACCTATCTATACTCGTGTATATCGATCAGGCATGGTTGACGGTTCACTGCTTGCTAGCTTCTCGACCCACCGTGTGCAATCACGAATTCCATTCCACAGTATGTCTTATCCCTCCGTACGTTCGCTTCAATATTAGCTGAAACCTACAGCAATGCATGCGTATCCAAGGAGCAATCAGACCGGCTCAACTTGACCTCAGACGATCAGCAACCAGCTCAATTTGACCTCGTGACCTGCCGATCAGGAAAACACAAATTAACACATTTTTCACGAATGCATGTATAATGTGTACTAGTTTATCGGAAAAATAATGTATGTGTACTAGAGAAGTAGACTGAAATAAAATGTATTTGTACTGACCAAGTAGTAGCTCTCGCCCATCTGCAGGCTCTGCATGAGGACGCCGTAGTCGTCGACGGGGAGGAGGC
This region of Lolium perenne isolate Kyuss_39 chromosome 2, Kyuss_2.0, whole genome shotgun sequence genomic DNA includes:
- the LOC127331459 gene encoding cyclic dof factor 1 translates to MDLAGAAPPRSPEPHVPPPRTPPQPPLQDSCKDKGDIRTTEEKPGTPQELNLGQTNNSGLNSSIEDENQTSNGDEMTELGSKSEAAKTEGDGSSGEKVILKKPDKILPCPRCNSMDTKFCYYNNYNIHQPRHFCRGCQRYWTAGGSMRNLPVGAGRRKSKSSSVNCHGILIPGSNIAYPGGDASPIPLPIKATEPAAQFVSQPPLSNSTASVLRVEVQNKNDNPASTAHPRNGESQTCLPSSTTSDSPRIESVKGTVSGYQNGVTMDCNGATPMHPIPCFPGPPFVYPWNPAWNGIPAMAAPVCPAPAEPAKCSENGNVGNVQWNFPPMVAVPGFCGQPIPFPLMPPSVWPLVSPWPNGAWSAPWLGPGCSMPAAPPTSSSTCTDSGSPVLGKHSRDSNPQGDEKAERSLWIPKTLRIDDPDEAAKSSIWTTLGIEPGERGMFRPFQSKSDVKERTSDAARVMQANPAAQSRFQSFQETT